Proteins from one Thalassophryne amazonica chromosome 20, fThaAma1.1, whole genome shotgun sequence genomic window:
- the rrm2b gene encoding ribonucleoside-diphosphate reductase subunit M2 B, whose amino-acid sequence MTPHQEMDRINIHPLSDYFNNSNDFKDPDLQNDTEEPLLRENPRRFVIFPIQYLDIWKMYKQAQASFWTVEEVDLSKDLAHWDSLKSEEKHFISHVLAFFAASDGIVNENLVQRFSQEVQVPEARSFYSFQILIETVHSEMYSMLINTYIRDLKERDYLFNAIQTLPCVRRKADWALQWINDGKSTFGERIVAFAAVEGIFFSGSFAAIYWLKKRGLMPGLTYSNELISRDEGLHCNFACLLYSYLVKKPTEDRVKDIITKAVSIEQEFLTEALPVDLIGMNCSLMKQYIEFVADRLLHDLGLAKVYQSENPFDFMESISLEGKTNFFEKRVAEYQRFGVMSNMMASEFTLDADF is encoded by the exons ATGACGCCGCATCAAGAAATGGACCGAATAAATATACATCCGCTGTCCGACTACTTTAATAATTCG AATGACTTCAAAGATCCAGACCTGCAAAATGACACTGAAGAACCACTGCTCCGAGAAAACCCCAGACGATTTGTCATCTTCCCCATCCAGTACCTTGATATCTGGAAAATGTACAAGCAGGCACAGGCTTCTTTCTGGACTGTGGAGGAG GTTGATCTATCCAAAGACCTCGCCCACTGGGACAGTTTGAAAAGTGAGGAGAAACACTTCATCTCCCATGTCTTGGCATTCTTTGCTGCAAGTGATGGCATCGTCAACGAGAACCTG GTGCAGAGGTTTAGTCAGGAGGTACAAGTTCCTGAAGCACGTTCTTTCTACAGCTTCCAGATCCTTATCGAGACTGTTCACTCAGAGATGTACAGTATGCTCATCAACACTTACATCAGGGATCTGAAAGAGAG AGATTATTTATTTAATGCCATTCAGACGTTGCCTTGTGTGAGACGAAAAGCAGACTGGGCACTCCAGTGGATAAATGACGGCAAATCTACATTTG GAGAAAGAATTGTGGCTTTTGCAGCAGTGGAGGGCATCTTCTTCTCTGGgtcctttgctgccatctactggctaaaGAAGCGAGGACTCATGCCTGGTCTTACTTACTCAAATGAGCTGATTAGTCGGGATGAG GGTTTGCACTGCAACTTTGCCTGCCTGTTGTACAGTTACCTGGTGAAAAAGCCAACAGAAGACAGAGTGAAGGACATTATCACCAAAGCCGTTAGCATTGAGCAG GAGTTCTTGACTGAGGCTTTGCCAGTGGACCTGATTGGGATGAACTGTTCTCTCATGAAGCAGTACATCGAGTTTGTGGCTGACAGGCTGCTTCATGACCTCGGCCTGgccaag GTTTACCAATCTGAAAATCCATTTGACTTCATGGAGTCCATTTCATTAGAGGGTAaaaccaacttttttgaaaaacgAGTGGCAGAGTATCAGAGATTTGGGGTGATGTCAAACATGATGGCCAGCGAATTCACTcttgatgctgacttttga